In the Helianthus annuus cultivar XRQ/B chromosome 11, HanXRQr2.0-SUNRISE, whole genome shotgun sequence genome, one interval contains:
- the LOC110890603 gene encoding F-box/kelch-repeat protein At1g30090, with translation MQRVRVSSQQAAVQRLGDSQMTLSPKFKFAAVQSRLLDPFVETELSLRGDPLIPGLPDDIALSCLLRLPVSSHVAGKTVCKRWYQLFGNKERFFTRRKEMGFQDPWLYIFAFHKCTGKIQWHVLDLTHFSWHAIPQMPCIDKVCPHGFRCVSFPFEGSLFVCGGVVFDADCPLNLVMKFNVQKNCWTVMKKMITARSFFASGVINGKIYVAGGNSTDLYELNSAEVMDPKKGIWHSIANMHTNMASYDAAVLDGKLLVTEGWFWPFYVVPRGQIYDPKTDHWENMPDGLREGWTGSSAVIYGHLFVVTEHERTKLKVYDTNNDSWRTVDGPPLPEQICKPFSVNCNNSKIYVVGRNLHVAVGCILRLNTENNPCFSVHWQVVEAPQAFSDLAPSSTQVLFA, from the coding sequence ATGCAGAGAGTTCGGGTTTCGTCACAGCAAGCAGCAGTACAGAGGTTAGGGGATTCACAAATGACGTTATCGCCTAAATTTAAGTTTGCTGCAGTTCAATCGCGTTTACTGGATCCGTTTGTGGAAACCGAATTGAGTCTTAGAGGGGATCCACTAATACCCGGTCTTCCTGACGATATTGCCTTAAGTTGTCTTTTACGGTTGCCAGTCTCGAGTCATGTGGCTGGTAAAACCGTTTGCAAGCGTTGGTATCAACTGTTTGGAAACAAAGAACGGTTCTTTACGCGAAGAAAAGAAATGGGTTTTCAAGATCCATGGTTATATATATTCGCCTTTCATAAATGTACAGGAAAGATTCAATGGCACGTTCTTGATCTTACTCATTTCTCATGGCACGCGATTCCACAAATGCCTTGTATCGATAAGGTTTGTCCACACGGGTTTAGGTGTGTTTCGTTCCCGTTTGAGGGATCGCTTTTTGTGTGTGGAGGTGTGGTTTTCGACGCTGATTGCCCTTTGAATTTAGTCATGAAATTCAACGTTCAAAAGAATTGTTGGACCGTGATGAAGAAAATGATCACAGCAAGGTCGTTTTTCGCAAGCGGGGTCATAAACGGAAAGATTTACGTAGCGGGTGGCAACAGCACGGATCTTTATGAGCTTAATTCCGCTGAGGTTATGGACCCGAAAAAAGGGATTTGGCACTCCATTGCAAATATGCACACAAATATGGCCTCTTATGATGCAGCGGTTCTTGATGGGAAGCTTCTTGTGACCGAAGGGTGGTTTTGGCCGTTTTATGTGGTTCCAAGGGGTCAAATTTACGATCCGAAAACCGATCATTGGGAAAACATGCCTGATGGGCTTAGAGAAGGATGGACGGGTTCGAGTGCAGTGATTTACGGTCACTTATTCGTGGTAACCGAGCACGAGAGGACTAAACTTAAGGTGTACGACACAAATAATGATTCTTGGAGAACTGTTGACGGGCCTCCGTTACCTGAGCAAATCTGCAAGCCCTTTTCGGTAAATTGTAATAACAGTAAGATTTATGTTGTGGGAAGAAACCTTCATGTTGCTGTTGGTTGTATTTTGAGATTGAATACTGAGAATAACCCATGCTTTTCGGTTCATTGGCAAGTAGTTGAAGCACCCCAAGCGTTTTCTGATCTGGCACCTTCGAGTACACAGGTTCTCTTCGCGTAA